A region of the Pseudomonas anguilliseptica genome:
AGATCTGGCTGGAAAATCACCTGACTAGCCATGTCTTGTTGGAGCAGATGGCCGAACACTTCGGCCTGAGCCAGCGTAATCTGATCCGCCGCTTTAAAGACGCCACCGAACAAACGCCTATGCAATACCTCCAGGAGCTACGCATCGAAAAGGCTAAGTTGTTGCTTGAAAGCAGTCAGGCGGCCTTCGACCAGATCACGCTGCAGGTGGGCTACGAGGACGCCAACTCCTTCCGCCGTCTATTCAAGCAGCGGGTTGGCCTGGCGCCTAGCGCCTACCGCAAGCGCTTTGCCAGCAAGGCCCCCTGACAACCGTTACCGTCAGTGCAGCAGGCACCCGAGTGGCTTGCTATGGATGAGCGATGGGCGCACGTATGATGTCGCGCATATATTCAGTCGAGGCGTTTGTGCACGCGGGTCACGGCGAGACTGAGGGTCAGCAGGGTAAACAACAGCAAAGCCGCCAGCGCCGGCCACAGTTCGCTCAGGTTGGCACCGCGCAGCATGATGCCGCGTACCAGGCGTAGAAAATGCGTCAATGGCAATAGTTCCGCCAGCCATTGAGCGAGCTTCGGCATGCCGGCAAACGGGAACATAAAACCGGACAGCAATATCTGCGGCAGAAACGTGAAGAATGCCATCTGCATGGCTTGAAACTGACTGCGGGCGAGGGTTGAGACCAGTACGCCGAGCGCCAGGCTGGCGCAGATAAACACCAGTATCGCCATATACAACTCACCCAGTGAACCGCGCAGGGGAACGGCAAACAGCAGTTTTCCCAGAAGCAGCACCAGGCTGGCCTGCAGCAAGCCGATGGCGACAAATGGCAATACCTTGCCCAGGGTCAGCTCCCAGGGTGACATTGGCGTGGTGATGAGCATTTCCATGTTGCCACGCTCACGCTCGCGTACCAGAGCAATGGCCGTGAACATCACCATGGTCATGGTCAGAATCACGCCGATCAGCCCCGGCACCGTATTGACTGGTGCAAGGCGTTGCGGGTTATACAGGTTGAGCACTTCGATGCTGTTCACGTCATTGTGCGCGCGACCGGGAAGCGGGAAGGCTGCCAGCTGGCGCGCTGCTGATTGCACCACCTGATCGGAACCATCCACCACGATCTGCAGGGCTGGGCGGTCGGCCTGCTCCAGGCGCCGCTCGAAATCCCTCGGCAGCACCAGCGCGAGGTTGATCTTGCCTTGGCGCAGCAGTTCTTGCAGCTGCGCTGGGGAGCTTAATGAATAACGCAGGTTGAGTACCTGGCTGGCGCCCATTGCGGCCACCAGTTCGCGCGAGCGGGCGGTGTTCGATTGATCCAGAACTGCGGCATCGAGGTTGCGCACATCCATGTTGATGGCATAACCGAAGAGCACCAACTGCAGGGTGGGGATGCCGATAATCATGGCAAAGGTCAGGCGGTCGCGACGCAGTTGACGCAGTTCCTTGAGGACGATGGCGGCCAGGCGGCGCAGGTTCATACTGGGTGGCCTGCTGTAGGTTGGATGGCGTGAAGAGGGCGCTGAGTGACACTGACAAACACGTCCTCAAGATTCGCCGCTGCCGCTGTGATCCTGGCCGGGATACCGGCAGTCTTGAGGTGGGCAGCTATCAATTCGGCGGGGTCGCCGGCAGTGCTGGTCATCAGTACGCGCAGGGCGTTGCCAACCTGAGTCAGGGCCAGCACCCCAGATAGGCTTTGTAGGACTTGCTGTGCCAGGCGTGGTTGAGGGCATTCAACCAACAGGGGATGGCCAGGCAGGTTGGCCATCAGCTCACTGGGGCTGCCGTCGGCAACCAGGCGACCGCAATCGAGAATACCCAGGCGGGTGCAGCGCTCGGCCTCGTCCATGTAGTGAGTGGACACCAGCAGGGTGGTGCCAGCATCGGCCAGCTCGAACAGCGAGTCCCAGAACTCGCGGCGTGACTGCGGGTCGACCGCACTGGTCGGTTCATCCAACAACAGCAAGTCGGGTTTGTGCAGCACCGCCCCGGCCAGCGCCAAACGCTGTTTCTGCCCGCCACTCAGGGTGCCGGCGAGTTGCTTGCGTCGGTCGCCCAGCCAATAGCGCTGCAACAGTTCGTCGATTCGCTGGCGGGCCTGACGCCGATTAAGGCCCTGAATAGCGGCAAGGAACTCCAGGTTTTCGCTGATGCTCAGGTCTTCATACAGTGAGAACTTCTGCGTCATATAGCCAATACGTCGTTTCAGCGCTTCGGCATCACGGGGAATCTGGCTGCCCAGTACCTCAATACGGCCCGCGCTGGGCAGCAGCAGGCCACAGAGCATGCGAATGGTGGTGGATTTGCCGCAGCCATTCGGGCCGAGAAAACCGAAGACTTCGGCACGACGCACGCTGAGGTTGAGCTGATCGACGGCCAGCAGTTCACCGAAGCGTTTGCTCAGGCCTTCGGCGCGAATGACCAGATCATTCCCCGGCATGGTCAATACGCTCGGCGTGCAGTGGTAGTCCGGCGGGCAGCTGCCGCGCCGCATCGCCTTCGAGGACGGCTTCGGCGCGGTAGCTGAGGCGACTGGAATCATCACCGACCAGGGCATAGTAGGGGGTGAAGCTGGCCTCACTGGCAATGCTGCGGATACGCGCGGCGAAGGGTTCGGCGATGCCTTCGACCTGCACCCGCAGCCGATCGTCAATGGCCAGCCCGGTCCGTTGTGACGCCGGTATAAACAAGCGCGCATAGGGCGCTTGACCGCCCAGCAGGCTGACCAATGTGGCGCCGACCGGTGGCTGGTCACCCGGTTTGAAGGGCAGGGCATCGACGCGACCGGCATGCGGAGCATGCAGACTCAGGCGTTCAAGGTTGAGCTGCTGCTGTTGCAATACAGCGCGGGCGGCGGCCAGTGCGGCGCTGGCCTGTTCCAGTTGTTCCACACGGGTACCGGCAGTCAGTTCGTCCAATTGTGCGCGGGCGTTGTTCAGCTCGGCTCGGGCGCTGTCCCGGTTGGCACGGGCCTGATCCAGCTCGGCATTGGCGGCCATGCCACGCCTTTGCAGGGCGGCGATGCGCTGAAAGCTGCGTTCGCTCTCGGTCAGTTGTGCTTGGTTACGCGCCATCACGGCCTGGGCGGCTTCGATATTTTCCAGGCGAGCACCGTTGCTTAGTTCACGCCAGCGTGCGTTGGCCTGTTCGACCTCTGCCTGCGCCTGCGCCACACGGGCCTGTTGCCGGCGTGGGTCGAGCTCGAGCAGCAAATCCCCTGTTGCGACCTGATCCCCTTCGGCCACTACCCAGCGCAGAACCGGTTCTGAGGCTTCGGCGGGCAAGGCAATGCGATCCCATTCCAGGGTCCCCGGCAGGCTGTCGAGCGTTTGCGGGCCGCAACCTGAGCACAACAGGGCAACTGCCAGTAGCAGGTGTCTAGCGTTCATAGGGGTTCTCCAGGCCGTGTTCGAGCAGGGCGATGGTGTGACGGGCCAAGGCGTCATCATCCAGCTCGGCAGCGGGGAAAAAGCCGCGCCAGATCGGTGCGGCTGCATAGGGGAATAGGGTCAGACCGATCAGCGAAACCACCAGCAAACGCGGATCGAGGTCAGGGTTGAGGGCCCCGCGTTGCTGGGCCGCCGTGAAGCGCGCGGCAAGCATGTGCGGGAGCAGGGGAGCCAGGCGGCTCATCAGCAGATCACGTAAACCGCCGCCTTCGCACAGCACCTCGCGCACCCACAGGGGAGGGAGCCAGGGGTGCTGCGCGACGACTCCGCGCATGCCCTGGATAAATCCGCGGACAAGTTCGATGGGCTCATCGCCGGTCTGCCGCAGGTTTTGTCCCAACCCCATCAGTAATGGCAACAGCCGTTCTTCAACAACCGCTACGAGCAGTTTCTCCTTGTTACCGAAGTAGTAATTCACCAGCGCGGGGGTCACGCCAGCGGCACTGGCAATGGCACGCAGGCTGCTGTTGGCTATGCCCTGGTGGGAAAACGCGTGGAGTGCAGCATCCAGCAGGCATTCGCGCTGGGCGATGGACTCGCCGGCTGGGCGGCTGGGCGGCCGGGGGCGCGGGGTGTGGTCTGTGAGAGAGAGCGGTCTGAGGTCGTCATAAATTGAATTTAAATTTAAATTTAATTAAATGACAAAAGCGATTTTGTAACGGCCTTGGGGGTGTGTGGAGGGGGGATAGCAAGCCCAGCGGACAATTCATGTGTCCGCTGGGCTAACGGGCTAGCGCGTGCCGAGGAAGTCGCGCTTGCCGAGGTTGACACCGTTGTGGCGCAGGATGGCGTAGGCGGTGGTGTAGTGGAAATAGAAGTTCGGCATGACGTGGTCGAGCAGGAAGGCCAGGCCCTGGAACTGGGTTTCCTTGTCGCGACGCTTGAGGACTACGGTGCGCGCTTCGCTGTCGTCGATCTGCGCGGCGTCGAGGCTGTGCAGGAACTCCAGGGTCTTGCTGATACGTGCCTGCAGCTCGGCAAAGCTGGTTTCATCGTCGGCATGGCTCGGTGCGTCGACCCCGGCCAGCAGAGCCGCGCCGGCCTTGGCGCCGTCACAGGCGATCTGCACCTGGCGGCTCAGTGGGAACATATCGGGGGCCAGGCGCGCGTTGAGAAATATGCTCTGCTCGATCTTCTTCTCTTCGGCGTGGGTGGCGGCGAGGCCGAGGATGGTCGAGAGGTTGTTCAGCTGGCGGGTGAAGACCGGGATGGATGCTTGGTACATGGACAGGGACATGGCTATCTCCAGAAACGCCAATGCGCAGTGCCTTGGGCGCGGCTAAGTAGAAGGGCTGAGCACCGTCTCAGCTGTGGCGGTGCTCTTGGGCTTACAAGCTTAGAAGCAGATCAGGTTGTTGCTGCGCCGTTTCGCGCAGCCGAGCCGCGGCAGGTTGTTAGCCGATGGTGATGGGCGGCAGCTGAGTCAGTTCAACGGTCTGCGCCTTGCGCGGGGCGAGGATTTCCGCTTCGCCATCGACCACCAGCTCATCATTCTGGTTGAACACGCGGGTGGCTACACGCACGCGGAACTTCGGCAGTTTCTCCAGGATTTCCAGGCGCACGGTGAGGGTGTCACCGAGTTTCACCGGCGCGGTGAAGCGCATGCTCTGGCCGATGTAGATGGTGCCTGGGCCAGGCAGTTCGCAGGCCACGGCGGCGCTGATCAATGCGCCACTGAACATGCCGTGGGCGATACGCTCCTTGAACATGGTGGTGGCGGCGTATTCGGCATCCAGGTGCACCGGGTTGTGGTCGCCGGAGACCTCGGCAAACAGCTGGATATCGCGTTCGCTGACGGTCTTGCTGTAGCTGGCGGTCTGGCCGACTTCGAGGGCGTCGTAGGGCGTGTTGCTGCTCTGGGTCATGGGTGACTCTCTTGGCTCTGTTGGTGGCACTGGCGCGGTTGGCTGAGGGCCTGTTGCAACCAGTCGAGGATGTAGGCGGTGACTTCGTCGCGGTTGCTCTCGTTGAGCAGCTCATGACGCGCGTCGGGATAGAGTTTGACCTGTACGTGCTGGTTGCCGGCGGCGCTCAGAGCATTGCCCAGGTCCTGCTGACGACGGCCGTCGCTGACCGGGTCACAGGCGCCGCCAATCACCAGCAGCGGCAGGCTACTGTCGATCTGCGCAAGATTTTCCAGCGGGGTGATCTGTTGCAGCCCGCCGAGCAGGTCGACCCACAGCTGATTGCTGCAGCGGAAGCCGCACAGTGGATCGTTGATGTACTTGTCGACTTCCTGTGGGTCGCGGCTCAGCCAGTCGAAAGCGGTGCGGTTGGGCTTGAAGGCTTTGTTAAATGAGCCGAATGAAGCGAATTCGAGCAGGGCGCTGTAAGCCTGCGGGCCTTGTCGCCAGCGTTCGAAACGCGCTAGCAACTGGCCGGCGCGGTACAGCGCCACGGGCTGATAGTTGGAACCGGAAAGAATTGCGCCCTGCAGACTGCAGCTGTGTTGCATCAGGTAGGCCTGGCCGATGTAGCTGCCCATGCTGTGGCCGAGCAGGAAAATCGGCGTTTGCGGGTGAGTCTGGCGCATATGGTGGTTGAGGTTGGCCAGGTCATTGACCACCAGCTCCCAGCCCTTGCTGTCGGCATAGTGGCCGAGCAGGCCGTGCTCGGCGGTTTTGCCATGCCCGCGTTGGTCATGCGCGTAAACCTCGAAACCCTGCGCCACCAGTGCTTCGGCCAGGCGTGCATAACGCCCGCTGTGTTCGGCCATGCCGTGGGCGACCATCAGCAGCGCTTTTGGCGGCTGCTCGGCATACCAGCGGTTGACAAAGAGGGGCGCTGCATCGGTGCTGTTAAGCCAGAACGCTTGGTGGAGCATGGCGAATCCCTTAAGCCTGCAGAAGCTGCGCATTGTGCACCCCGCGCGGCGCGGCGCAAAGTCCGTGCGAGGTCAAGGGTTATGGCTGCGCAATATCTGCATATATTCGCCGCTGCTGTGTAGATCGCGCAGGCCCTGTTCAAACACGACACTCCAGTCCAGCTCGCCGGGCTTTGCCGGAACAAAACCGACCAGCAGCGGGATGCGCTCCAGCACATTGCCGTGCCAGCTAAGCTTGCCGCGCAGCTGCTCATCGTTGGCGACCAGGTGATTACCGACGATGCGCTCCAGCAGCACCATGTCGAAACGCCGGGCATTCAGTTTGCGCAGGTTGCTGATGTCGTCCACGGCGTCTTCGAGGGTCAGGCCGGCATCGAGAATATGTTGCGGGTAACCGTAACCGCGCACTATGCCCAGGGTTTTGCCGCGCAGTTCCTGCAGCTGGTTGAACTGCAGCGGATAGCCGTCGCGGATAAACAACCCCAGCTCGCTGTAGAACAGCGGGCGCGAGGGTAGCAGGCCTTCTTCTTTCACTTCCTTGGGCCACAGTGCCAGGGCGCCCTGGTAGTTACCGTTACTCAGCTCTACGCGCGCTCGCGCCCAGGGCAGAAAGTCGATTTGCAGCGGATGGCCGCGCACGGCAAAGGCGCGACGCGTCAGGGCGACGATGCTGCCGCCATTGGGCAGCTGTTCAGAGCTGTAAGGAGGGTATTCCAGGGTGGCCATACGCAGTTGTGGCTGGGCCTGCGCGAATTGCGCAAAGGATGGTCTGAAAAAGACTTCCTGATTTTGGCAAAATATCCGCACTCCACCCGCCGAGTTTTCCGATGAAGCAGATGACCTTCGCCGACGCCGAGTACGCCGGCAAGCGCAAGCAGACCCGCAAAGAATTGTTCCTGATCGAGATGGATCGGGTAGTGCCATGGAAAGGGTTGATCGCTTTGATCGAGCCGCATTATCCAAAGGGTGAAGGCGGCCGACCGTCCTATCCGCTGATGGCGATGCTGCGAGTGCATCTGATGCAAAACTGGTTCGGTTACAGCGATCCGGCGATGGAAGAGGCGCTGTACGAGACCACCATCCTACGCCAGTTTGCCGGGCTGACTCTGGAGCGCATTCCTGACGAAACCACCATCCTCAACTTCCGCCGCTTGCTGGAAAAACACGAACTGGCTGCCGGCATCCTGGCCGTGATCAATGGCTACCTGGGTGACCGTGGTTTGTCGCTGCGCCAAGGCACCATCGTCGATGCCACGCTGATCAACGCGCCGAGTTCAACCAAGAACAAGAACGGTAAGCGTGACCC
Encoded here:
- a CDS encoding ABC transporter permease, whose translation is MNLRRLAAIVLKELRQLRRDRLTFAMIIGIPTLQLVLFGYAINMDVRNLDAAVLDQSNTARSRELVAAMGASQVLNLRYSLSSPAQLQELLRQGKINLALVLPRDFERRLEQADRPALQIVVDGSDQVVQSAARQLAAFPLPGRAHNDVNSIEVLNLYNPQRLAPVNTVPGLIGVILTMTMVMFTAIALVRERERGNMEMLITTPMSPWELTLGKVLPFVAIGLLQASLVLLLGKLLFAVPLRGSLGELYMAILVFICASLALGVLVSTLARSQFQAMQMAFFTFLPQILLSGFMFPFAGMPKLAQWLAELLPLTHFLRLVRGIMLRGANLSELWPALAALLLFTLLTLSLAVTRVHKRLD
- a CDS encoding ABC transporter ATP-binding protein, whose amino-acid sequence is MPGNDLVIRAEGLSKRFGELLAVDQLNLSVRRAEVFGFLGPNGCGKSTTIRMLCGLLLPSAGRIEVLGSQIPRDAEALKRRIGYMTQKFSLYEDLSISENLEFLAAIQGLNRRQARQRIDELLQRYWLGDRRKQLAGTLSGGQKQRLALAGAVLHKPDLLLLDEPTSAVDPQSRREFWDSLFELADAGTTLLVSTHYMDEAERCTRLGILDCGRLVADGSPSELMANLPGHPLLVECPQPRLAQQVLQSLSGVLALTQVGNALRVLMTSTAGDPAELIAAHLKTAGIPARITAAAANLEDVFVSVTQRPLHAIQPTAGHPV
- a CDS encoding HlyD family secretion protein yields the protein MNARHLLLAVALLCSGCGPQTLDSLPGTLEWDRIALPAEASEPVLRWVVAEGDQVATGDLLLELDPRRQQARVAQAQAEVEQANARWRELSNGARLENIEAAQAVMARNQAQLTESERSFQRIAALQRRGMAANAELDQARANRDSARAELNNARAQLDELTAGTRVEQLEQASAALAAARAVLQQQQLNLERLSLHAPHAGRVDALPFKPGDQPPVGATLVSLLGGQAPYARLFIPASQRTGLAIDDRLRVQVEGIAEPFAARIRSIASEASFTPYYALVGDDSSRLSYRAEAVLEGDAARQLPAGLPLHAERIDHAGE
- a CDS encoding TetR/AcrR family transcriptional regulator, whose amino-acid sequence is MYDDLRPLSLTDHTPRPRPPSRPAGESIAQRECLLDAALHAFSHQGIANSSLRAIASAAGVTPALVNYYFGNKEKLLVAVVEERLLPLLMGLGQNLRQTGDEPIELVRGFIQGMRGVVAQHPWLPPLWVREVLCEGGGLRDLLMSRLAPLLPHMLAARFTAAQQRGALNPDLDPRLLVVSLIGLTLFPYAAAPIWRGFFPAAELDDDALARHTIALLEHGLENPYER
- a CDS encoding DUF1993 domain-containing protein, which translates into the protein MSLSMYQASIPVFTRQLNNLSTILGLAATHAEEKKIEQSIFLNARLAPDMFPLSRQVQIACDGAKAGAALLAGVDAPSHADDETSFAELQARISKTLEFLHSLDAAQIDDSEARTVVLKRRDKETQFQGLAFLLDHVMPNFYFHYTTAYAILRHNGVNLGKRDFLGTR
- a CDS encoding MaoC family dehydratase, producing MTQSSNTPYDALEVGQTASYSKTVSERDIQLFAEVSGDHNPVHLDAEYAATTMFKERIAHGMFSGALISAAVACELPGPGTIYIGQSMRFTAPVKLGDTLTVRLEILEKLPKFRVRVATRVFNQNDELVVDGEAEILAPRKAQTVELTQLPPITIG
- a CDS encoding alpha/beta hydrolase is translated as MLHQAFWLNSTDAAPLFVNRWYAEQPPKALLMVAHGMAEHSGRYARLAEALVAQGFEVYAHDQRGHGKTAEHGLLGHYADSKGWELVVNDLANLNHHMRQTHPQTPIFLLGHSMGSYIGQAYLMQHSCSLQGAILSGSNYQPVALYRAGQLLARFERWRQGPQAYSALLEFASFGSFNKAFKPNRTAFDWLSRDPQEVDKYINDPLCGFRCSNQLWVDLLGGLQQITPLENLAQIDSSLPLLVIGGACDPVSDGRRQQDLGNALSAAGNQHVQVKLYPDARHELLNESNRDEVTAYILDWLQQALSQPRQCHQQSQESHP
- a CDS encoding substrate-binding periplasmic protein encodes the protein MATLEYPPYSSEQLPNGGSIVALTRRAFAVRGHPLQIDFLPWARARVELSNGNYQGALALWPKEVKEEGLLPSRPLFYSELGLFIRDGYPLQFNQLQELRGKTLGIVRGYGYPQHILDAGLTLEDAVDDISNLRKLNARRFDMVLLERIVGNHLVANDEQLRGKLSWHGNVLERIPLLVGFVPAKPGELDWSVVFEQGLRDLHSSGEYMQILRSHNP